In one Moritella sp. 5 genomic region, the following are encoded:
- the rpsG gene encoding 30S ribosomal protein S7, whose amino-acid sequence MPRRRVVAKREILADPKFGSEILAKFINIVMVDGKKSTSEAIVYGALETISTKSEDKTHLELFEIALDNVRPSVEVKSRRVGGSTYQVPVEVRPSRRNALAMRWLVEAARKRGEKSMAARLAGELFDAAENKGSAVKKREDVHRMADANKAFAHYRW is encoded by the coding sequence ATGCCAAGACGTCGCGTCGTAGCTAAAAGAGAAATTTTAGCAGATCCAAAATTCGGATCAGAAATCCTAGCAAAATTCATCAACATCGTAATGGTAGACGGTAAAAAATCTACTTCAGAAGCGATTGTATACGGTGCGCTAGAAACTATCTCTACTAAAAGTGAAGATAAAACACACCTAGAGCTTTTCGAAATCGCTTTAGACAATGTTCGTCCATCGGTTGAGGTTAAATCTCGCCGTGTTGGTGGTTCAACTTACCAAGTGCCTGTAGAAGTTCGTCCTTCTCGTCGTAATGCACTAGCTATGCGTTGGTTAGTTGAAGCAGCACGTAAACGTGGTGAAAAATCAATGGCTGCTCGTCTAGCTGGAGAGCTATTCGACGCTGCTGAAAACAAAGGTTCTGCGGTTAAGAAACGTGAAGACGTTCACCGTATGGCTGACGCGAATAAAGCATTTGCTCACTATCGCTGGTAA
- the hslO gene encoding Hsp33 family molecular chaperone HslO: MSQKDLLHRYLFEDHQVRGEIVQLEQSFIDILENLNYPRPVQRLLGELQVAASLLTATLKFKGSITVQLQGDGPVTLAVINGNEDLELRGVARWNGSVPDTNNVKELIGKGVMVITVSPDKGERYQGIVDLGGETLQECLEQYFEQSEQLTTRLWFRTGKVGYRKQAAGMMLQKLPASDDKKSSHEDFEHLVALTATIKDDELFNLDAEDVLVRLYHQEKVRLFDPQTVSFKCGCSHERSATALLSVAKEELLDIIAEKGQIEMHCDYCGSLYAFNAGDVEDIHSPQIGNPVH, from the coding sequence ATGAGCCAGAAAGATTTATTACACCGTTACCTGTTTGAAGATCACCAAGTACGTGGTGAGATTGTACAACTTGAACAAAGCTTTATTGATATTTTAGAAAACCTAAATTACCCAAGACCTGTTCAGCGCCTACTCGGTGAGTTACAAGTTGCAGCAAGTCTATTAACAGCGACATTAAAATTTAAAGGCTCTATCACGGTTCAGTTACAAGGTGACGGTCCGGTGACACTTGCAGTTATTAATGGTAACGAAGATCTTGAATTACGTGGTGTGGCTCGCTGGAATGGTTCAGTACCAGACACAAACAATGTAAAAGAATTGATTGGTAAAGGTGTGATGGTTATTACTGTCTCACCAGACAAAGGCGAACGTTATCAAGGTATCGTTGATCTTGGTGGCGAAACTTTACAAGAATGCTTAGAGCAATACTTCGAACAGTCTGAACAGCTAACAACACGTTTGTGGTTCCGTACTGGTAAAGTGGGCTATAGAAAACAAGCTGCAGGCATGATGCTACAAAAATTACCAGCATCAGACGACAAGAAAAGTTCACATGAAGATTTTGAACACCTAGTCGCATTAACAGCAACGATAAAAGATGATGAATTATTTAATCTTGATGCTGAAGATGTGCTAGTACGACTTTATCACCAAGAAAAAGTACGCTTATTCGATCCACAAACCGTGTCATTTAAATGTGGTTGTTCACATGAACGTAGTGCAACAGCACTACTTAGCGTAGCAAAAGAAGAGTTACTTGATATTATTGCTGAAAAAGGACAAATAGAGATGCACTGTGATTATTGCGGTTCGCTTTATGCCTTTAATGCGGGAGATGTAGAAGATATACATTCACCGCAAATTGGCAACCCAGTACATTAA
- the pckA gene encoding phosphoenolpyruvate carboxykinase (ATP), with amino-acid sequence MTEVKHKNTVIGATIDLSVYGIKDVEEIVYNPSYELLFSEETKAGLEGYEKGTVTESGAVAVDTGIFTGRSPKDKYIVRDDTTRDTVWWSDQGKNDNKAISQDVWNDLKALVTQQLSTKRLFVVDTYCGANANTRIKVRFITEVAWQAHFVKNMFIRPTEAELATYEPDFVVMNGAKCTNPDWEKHGLNSENFVAFNLTEKIQLIGGTWYGGEMKKGMFSYMNYLLPLQGIASMHCSANVSSDGETAIFFGLSGTGKTTLSTDPKRQLIGDDEHGWDDDGVFNFEGGCYAKTIKLSAEAEPEIFGAIRRDALLENVTVLDGGVVDYNDGSKTENTRVSYPIEHIENIVKPISKGGHANKVIFLSADAFGVLPPVSKLTPEQTKYHFLSGFTAKLAGTERGITEPTPTFSACFGAAFLSLHPTKYGQELVKRMEASGAQAYLVNTGWNGTGKRISIKDTRAIIDAILDGSIEKVESKTIPYFNLEVPTTLPGCDTKILDPRDTYEDANVWEEKAVALAKRFVSNFEKFTDNEEGKALLAAGPQL; translated from the coding sequence ATGACAGAAGTAAAACATAAAAATACAGTTATTGGCGCCACTATCGATCTATCGGTATATGGCATCAAGGATGTTGAAGAAATCGTATATAACCCTTCTTACGAGCTACTTTTTTCAGAAGAAACAAAAGCAGGTCTAGAAGGTTATGAAAAAGGGACTGTTACTGAATCAGGTGCAGTTGCAGTTGATACAGGTATCTTCACCGGTCGTTCACCAAAAGATAAATACATTGTTCGTGATGATACAACTCGCGATACAGTATGGTGGTCAGATCAAGGTAAAAATGATAATAAAGCCATCTCTCAAGACGTATGGAATGATCTTAAAGCACTCGTAACACAACAGCTTTCCACAAAACGTTTATTCGTTGTTGATACATACTGTGGTGCTAACGCCAATACCCGTATTAAAGTTCGTTTCATCACCGAAGTTGCATGGCAAGCGCATTTCGTTAAGAACATGTTCATCCGTCCAACCGAAGCAGAATTAGCAACTTACGAACCAGATTTCGTGGTAATGAATGGCGCTAAGTGCACAAACCCTGACTGGGAAAAGCACGGCCTAAATTCTGAAAACTTTGTTGCTTTCAATTTAACAGAGAAAATTCAACTTATCGGCGGTACTTGGTACGGCGGCGAAATGAAAAAAGGTATGTTCTCTTATATGAACTACCTATTGCCACTACAAGGTATTGCATCAATGCATTGTTCAGCAAACGTAAGTTCTGATGGTGAAACAGCAATCTTCTTTGGCTTATCTGGTACAGGTAAAACAACATTATCAACCGATCCAAAACGCCAATTAATTGGTGATGATGAACACGGTTGGGATGATGATGGCGTATTCAACTTCGAAGGTGGTTGCTACGCAAAAACAATTAAGTTAAGTGCAGAAGCGGAGCCAGAAATATTCGGCGCAATTCGTCGTGACGCATTACTTGAAAACGTAACCGTACTTGACGGTGGCGTAGTTGATTATAACGACGGTTCGAAAACAGAAAACACACGTGTTTCTTATCCTATCGAACACATTGAAAATATCGTTAAGCCAATCTCGAAAGGCGGTCACGCAAATAAAGTTATTTTCTTAAGTGCTGATGCATTTGGTGTTTTACCTCCAGTATCTAAACTAACGCCAGAACAAACTAAATATCACTTCCTATCAGGTTTTACGGCTAAATTGGCTGGTACTGAGCGTGGCATTACAGAACCAACACCAACATTCTCTGCCTGTTTCGGCGCCGCGTTCCTATCGCTTCACCCAACCAAATACGGCCAAGAGCTTGTTAAACGTATGGAAGCATCCGGCGCGCAAGCTTACCTAGTGAATACGGGTTGGAACGGCACAGGTAAACGTATTTCAATTAAAGATACACGTGCAATCATCGATGCAATTCTTGATGGTTCAATTGAAAAAGTGGAAAGTAAAACGATCCCTTACTTCAATTTAGAAGTACCAACAACACTACCAGGTTGTGATACTAAGATTCTTGATCCACGAGATACATACGAAGATGCAAATGTATGGGAAGAGAAAGCGGTAGCGCTTGCAAAACGTTTCGTGAGCAACTTTGAGAAGTTCACTGACAACGAAGAAGGCAAAGCACTACTTGCTGCAGGTCCACAACTTTAA
- the hslR gene encoding ribosome-associated heat shock protein Hsp15 has product MVTFNMSKNTKPDSDVRFDKWLWAARFFKTRAIARDMIQSGKVRYNDQRTKPSKTVELGATIKIKQGFDEKEVIVKQLSAQRRGAPEAATLYEETPTSVEKRAQNDVARKLNTLYNPSPDKRPDKKQRRELLRIKNH; this is encoded by the coding sequence ATGGTTACATTCAATATGTCAAAAAATACCAAACCAGATAGTGATGTGCGTTTTGATAAGTGGTTGTGGGCTGCACGGTTTTTTAAAACCCGCGCCATTGCCAGAGACATGATCCAAAGTGGTAAAGTCCGCTACAATGATCAACGCACAAAACCCAGTAAAACCGTTGAGTTGGGTGCAACAATAAAAATAAAACAAGGCTTTGATGAAAAGGAAGTGATCGTAAAGCAGCTTTCCGCACAAAGGAGAGGGGCACCAGAGGCGGCTACTTTGTATGAAGAAACACCAACTAGTGTTGAAAAGCGTGCACAAAATGATGTCGCGCGTAAACTGAATACATTGTATAACCCTAGCCCTGATAAACGTCCCGACAAGAAACAACGTCGAGAACTATTGCGGATAAAAAATCATTAA
- the gspC gene encoding type II secretion system protein GspC has translation MDNLDALKQLIIKLPQKQISTFCCYFLLAVFCYQSAVLTWQLWPIKSESATLWQPIFSSGSDQAKSYELNTLRNLNLFGKQQAENQESVAVQTIDAPKTRLRLILVGLVASTEPSLALAIIELKGKQETYGIDDEIGETNAVLNQVLVDRVIIKYRGNLETLMLDGEEFTRETSERQSHNESSSKAPRDLSNLRNDLLSNPASITDYVRISPVRTNGKLAGYRVNPGKNRELFKEVGLKPNDLAVSLNGYDLTDTRQAMEVATQLKDLTEMSLTVERDGQLHSIYLSMPE, from the coding sequence ATGGATAATTTAGATGCGCTTAAGCAGCTTATAATCAAACTACCTCAAAAACAAATATCGACCTTTTGTTGCTATTTTTTACTCGCTGTATTTTGTTATCAATCAGCGGTGTTAACTTGGCAGTTATGGCCGATAAAGTCAGAATCTGCAACATTATGGCAACCTATATTTAGCAGTGGTAGTGATCAAGCCAAAAGTTATGAATTAAATACACTTCGTAATTTAAATTTATTTGGTAAACAGCAAGCAGAAAATCAAGAGTCTGTCGCTGTTCAGACTATTGATGCACCAAAAACACGCTTACGTCTAATATTAGTTGGCCTTGTTGCGAGTACTGAACCAAGTCTTGCATTAGCGATTATCGAGCTCAAAGGTAAGCAAGAAACGTACGGGATTGATGATGAGATTGGCGAGACGAATGCGGTGTTAAACCAGGTACTGGTTGACCGTGTGATCATTAAATATAGAGGTAACTTAGAAACGTTAATGTTGGATGGTGAAGAATTCACTCGTGAGACAAGCGAACGACAGTCTCATAACGAAAGTTCAAGCAAAGCACCTAGAGACCTTTCTAATCTACGTAACGACTTATTATCAAACCCTGCCAGCATTACCGACTACGTACGTATTTCTCCCGTTCGAACTAATGGGAAATTAGCGGGTTATCGTGTTAATCCAGGTAAAAATCGTGAACTATTTAAAGAAGTTGGTTTAAAACCAAATGATCTCGCCGTATCGTTAAATGGATATGATTTAACGGATACTCGCCAAGCAATGGAAGTTGCCACGCAACTGAAAGACTTGACCGAAATGTCCCTGACAGTTGAGCGTGATGGGCAATTACACAGTATTTATTTAAGTATGCCAGAGTAG
- the greB gene encoding transcription elongation factor GreB: MAISNLITRVGWETLDKRLKFLWKEERPRVTKVVSWAASLGDRSENADYKENKHLLRTIDREIRFLVKRLEVLEIVDYRPQQDGTVYFGAYAELEDDDGKVIQCRIVGRDELDPKRNFITVDSPMAKALIGKQVDDEAIVHTPAGSKTWYINKIQYIPFTE, from the coding sequence TTGGCTATATCAAACTTAATCACCCGAGTGGGCTGGGAAACTTTAGACAAACGCCTTAAATTTCTCTGGAAAGAAGAACGACCAAGAGTCACAAAAGTTGTGTCTTGGGCAGCTTCTCTAGGTGACCGCAGTGAAAATGCTGACTACAAAGAAAATAAACATTTACTGCGAACCATCGACCGCGAAATTCGATTTTTAGTTAAACGCCTCGAAGTATTAGAGATCGTCGATTATCGTCCACAACAAGATGGCACTGTCTATTTTGGCGCCTATGCCGAATTAGAAGATGATGATGGTAAGGTAATACAGTGCCGCATTGTCGGCCGTGACGAATTAGACCCAAAACGTAATTTCATTACAGTCGACTCTCCAATGGCAAAAGCCCTTATCGGGAAACAAGTTGATGATGAGGCGATAGTGCACACGCCTGCGGGTAGTAAAACGTGGTACATCAACAAGATCCAATACATCCCATTTACAGAATAA
- a CDS encoding Tex family protein: MSKLAILIAQEINAHVRQVNAAITLLDDGSTVPFIARYRKEATEGLDDGQLRTLEQRLTYLRDLETRRETILKNIAEQDKLTPQLTAAINNAETKTRLEDLYLPFKTKRRTKGQIAIEAGLIPLAETLIENPQQQPLQLAKQFTTSESNFSEPEQVLEGAKFILMEKASVDAELIAKVRKQLLSHATLESKENKKTATEDSKFKDYFAHSEGISKVPSHRMLAMLRGKNEGELQIGLNADPEFTEKNATSYCEIIIAKHLGIHYQNKPADEWLKSVVHSSWKQKLLSQLETELIGKMKESAEVEAIKVFAANLTALLMASPAGPKVTLGLDPGLRTGSKIAIVDATGKLLDHTTIYPHVPQKQWQQSLSTLATLCQRYNVELVSIGNGTASRETDKLVAELIKAKPELKLQKIMVSEAGASVYSASELAANEFPQLDVSIRGAVSIARRLQDPLAELVKIDPKAIGVGQYQHDVNQTLLSKQLDIVIEDCVNKVGVDVNLASAALLSRVAGLNKTIAENIVNYRNDNGPFSKRSELKKVARLGPKAFEQCAGFLRILNAKDPLDSSAVHPESYSIVKEITQKTGRKITDIIGNSEILRSLDPQDYTNTKVGIPTVIDILQELEKPGRDPRPEFKTATFKDGIEKITDLEPGMLLEGIISNVTNFGAFVDIGVHQDGLVHISALTNRFVKDPHEIVKAGQVVKVKVTEIDIARKRIALTMRLDDDIVQRNTSESDKNQTVVNKAKPYKQPESKKQNQTENRNTSFGNNAFADAFKNAKKR; encoded by the coding sequence GTGTCTAAATTAGCTATTCTGATCGCGCAAGAAATTAATGCGCATGTACGCCAAGTTAACGCTGCAATTACCCTACTTGATGACGGGTCGACCGTCCCTTTTATCGCCCGCTATCGAAAAGAAGCCACTGAAGGCTTAGATGATGGTCAACTAAGAACATTAGAACAGCGCCTGACCTACTTACGTGACTTAGAAACGCGCCGTGAAACAATTTTAAAAAATATCGCCGAACAAGATAAGTTAACCCCACAGTTAACCGCCGCTATCAATAATGCTGAAACAAAAACGCGTTTAGAAGATCTCTACCTACCTTTTAAAACAAAGCGTCGAACTAAAGGACAAATAGCAATTGAAGCAGGACTAATCCCACTTGCTGAAACGCTTATTGAAAACCCACAACAACAACCTCTGCAGCTTGCGAAACAATTCACCACATCAGAGAGTAATTTTTCTGAACCAGAGCAAGTTTTAGAAGGGGCTAAATTTATTCTGATGGAAAAAGCGAGCGTTGATGCAGAACTGATTGCTAAAGTCCGTAAACAGTTACTTTCTCACGCAACGCTTGAGTCAAAAGAAAATAAAAAAACAGCCACAGAAGACAGCAAATTCAAAGATTATTTTGCCCACAGTGAGGGGATTAGCAAAGTACCATCACACCGCATGTTAGCCATGTTACGCGGCAAAAATGAAGGTGAGCTACAAATAGGTTTGAATGCAGACCCTGAATTTACCGAGAAAAATGCAACCAGCTATTGTGAAATAATCATCGCCAAACATTTGGGTATTCATTATCAAAATAAACCCGCTGACGAATGGTTAAAATCAGTCGTTCACAGCAGTTGGAAACAAAAATTACTCAGCCAATTAGAAACTGAACTTATCGGTAAAATGAAAGAATCGGCGGAAGTGGAAGCTATCAAAGTATTCGCAGCCAACCTAACTGCATTGCTCATGGCGTCGCCAGCGGGACCAAAAGTAACACTTGGACTTGATCCAGGATTACGTACAGGTTCCAAAATTGCCATCGTTGATGCAACAGGTAAATTACTCGATCACACAACCATCTATCCGCATGTACCACAAAAGCAATGGCAACAATCGCTGTCGACATTAGCGACTTTGTGCCAACGCTATAACGTTGAATTAGTCAGTATTGGTAACGGCACCGCATCTCGAGAAACAGATAAGTTAGTCGCTGAGTTAATTAAAGCGAAGCCAGAGCTTAAATTACAAAAAATCATGGTCAGTGAAGCCGGTGCATCAGTCTATTCTGCATCAGAGTTAGCAGCCAACGAATTTCCACAGCTTGATGTTTCTATTCGAGGAGCCGTATCCATTGCTCGTCGTTTACAAGACCCACTTGCCGAGTTAGTTAAAATCGACCCGAAAGCAATTGGTGTTGGTCAATATCAGCATGATGTAAACCAGACCTTGTTATCAAAGCAACTCGACATTGTCATTGAAGATTGCGTAAATAAAGTCGGGGTTGATGTTAACTTAGCATCAGCAGCCCTACTCTCTCGTGTTGCAGGATTGAACAAAACCATTGCTGAAAACATTGTTAATTATCGTAATGACAACGGTCCATTTAGTAAACGTAGTGAACTAAAGAAAGTTGCGAGATTAGGTCCTAAAGCTTTTGAACAATGTGCCGGATTCTTGCGTATATTAAACGCGAAAGACCCGCTTGATAGCTCAGCAGTTCATCCTGAGTCATATTCCATCGTGAAAGAGATTACTCAAAAGACAGGGAGAAAAATTACCGATATTATTGGTAATAGTGAAATACTGAGATCGCTTGACCCACAAGATTACACAAATACTAAAGTGGGGATACCAACGGTCATCGACATTCTGCAAGAGCTAGAGAAACCAGGTCGAGATCCAAGACCCGAATTCAAAACAGCAACATTCAAAGACGGTATTGAAAAAATAACAGATTTAGAACCAGGGATGTTATTAGAGGGTATAATCAGTAATGTGACTAACTTTGGTGCCTTTGTTGATATCGGTGTTCATCAGGATGGTTTAGTCCATATTTCTGCACTAACGAACCGTTTTGTAAAAGATCCCCATGAGATTGTGAAAGCTGGTCAAGTAGTCAAAGTTAAAGTGACAGAAATTGATATAGCCAGAAAGCGTATCGCACTCACAATGCGGTTAGATGATGACATAGTACAACGTAATACTTCAGAATCAGATAAGAACCAAACGGTTGTTAATAAAGCAAAACCATACAAGCAACCAGAATCAAAAAAACAGAATCAAACTGAAAATAGAAATACATCGTTCGGTAACAATGCCTTTGCTGACGCGTTTAAAAATGCAAAGAAACGTTAA
- the tuf gene encoding elongation factor Tu, producing the protein MSKEKFVRSNTHVNVGTIGHVDHGKTTLTAAITNVLAKVYGGEAKDFASIDNAPEERERGITINTSHVEYDTPNRHYAHVDCPGHADYVKNMITGAAQMDGAILVVAATDGPMPQTREHILLSRQVGVPFIIVFMNKCDMVDDEELLELVEMEVRELLSEYDFPGDDLPVIQGSALKALEGEKEYEDKIIELADALDSYIPDPERAIDMPFIMPIEDVFSISGRGTVVTGRVEQGIVNVGDAVEIVGIRDTVTTTCTGVEMFRKLLDEGRAGENIGALLRGTKREDVERGQVLAKPGSITPHTKFESEVYVLSKEEGGRHTPFFKGYRPQFYFRTTDITGAVELPEGVEMVMPGDNLKFVVELINPIAMEEGLRFAIREGGRTVGAGVVSKVIA; encoded by the coding sequence GTGTCTAAAGAAAAATTTGTACGTAGTAATACCCACGTAAACGTAGGTACAATTGGTCACGTTGACCATGGTAAAACAACTCTAACAGCAGCAATCACAAACGTACTTGCAAAAGTATACGGTGGTGAAGCTAAAGATTTCGCATCAATCGATAACGCTCCTGAAGAAAGAGAACGTGGTATCACGATCAACACTTCTCACGTTGAATACGATACGCCTAACCGTCACTACGCACACGTAGATTGCCCAGGTCACGCGGATTACGTTAAAAACATGATTACTGGTGCTGCTCAAATGGACGGCGCTATCCTAGTTGTTGCTGCAACTGATGGTCCTATGCCACAAACACGTGAGCACATCCTGCTTTCACGTCAGGTTGGCGTTCCTTTCATCATCGTATTCATGAACAAATGTGATATGGTTGATGATGAAGAACTACTTGAACTAGTAGAAATGGAAGTTCGTGAACTTCTTTCTGAATATGATTTCCCAGGTGATGACCTACCAGTTATCCAGGGTTCTGCTCTTAAAGCTCTTGAAGGCGAAAAAGAGTACGAAGACAAGATCATTGAACTAGCAGACGCGCTAGATTCATATATCCCTGATCCAGAACGTGCTATCGATATGCCTTTCATTATGCCTATCGAAGACGTATTCTCAATCTCTGGCCGTGGTACTGTTGTAACTGGTCGTGTTGAGCAAGGTATCGTTAACGTTGGTGATGCAGTAGAAATCGTTGGTATCCGTGATACTGTTACTACTACTTGTACTGGTGTTGAAATGTTCCGTAAACTGCTTGACGAAGGTCGTGCTGGTGAGAACATTGGTGCACTTCTACGTGGTACTAAACGTGAAGACGTTGAACGTGGTCAAGTACTAGCTAAGCCTGGTTCAATCACTCCACATACTAAGTTTGAATCTGAAGTATACGTACTTTCTAAAGAAGAGGGTGGTCGTCACACTCCTTTCTTTAAAGGTTACCGTCCACAGTTCTACTTCCGTACAACTGACATCACTGGTGCTGTAGAGCTTCCAGAAGGTGTTGAAATGGTTATGCCTGGTGACAACCTTAAGTTTGTTGTTGAGCTAATCAACCCAATCGCGATGGAAGAAGGTCTACGCTTCGCTATCCGTGAAGGTGGCCGTACTGTTGGTGCTGGTGTTGTTTCTAAAGTAATCGCTTAA
- the fusA gene encoding elongation factor G, with protein MARTTPIELYRNIGICAHVDAGKTTTTERILFYTGLSHKMGEVHDGAATMDWMEQEQERGITITSAATTTMWKGMDAQFKQHRINIIDTPGHVDFTIEVERSLRVLDGAVVVFCGASGVEPQSETVWRQANKYQVPRIVFVNKMDRTGADFEAVIDQIRNRLGATCVPIQLNIGAEEEFEGVIDLIKMKSISWNEADQGMSFSYGDIPAGLLERAEELHEELVDAAAEANDELMDKYLEEGELSEEEIKAGLRQRTLNNEIVLATCGSAFKNKGVQAVLDAVVEFLPSPTEVKDINGIDDNENEITCPSSDDAPFAALAFKIATDPFVGTLTFLRVYSGVVNTGDGVYNSVKQKRERLGRIVQMHANDRQELKEIRAGDIAAAIGLKDVTTGDTLCDINHKVILERMDFPEPVIQIAVEPKTVADQDKMAIALSKLAAEDPSFRVETDEESAQILISGMGELHLDIIVDRMRREFNVECNVGKPQVAYRESIRDSVEAEGKFIRELGGKGQYGHVLLKLEPLEAGAGFEFVDAIVDGEVPREFIPAVEKGCKEQMDQGVLAGYPIMDVRVTLYGGSFHDVDSNEMAFKVAGSFGCRQGALDANPALLEPMMKVEITTPEGWMGDVVGDVSRRRGMIDGMDDGHSGLKIIHAKVPLSEMFGYATALRSATQGRASYSMEFLEYNEAPKNIADKIIEAK; from the coding sequence GTGGCACGTACAACTCCGATCGAGCTCTACCGAAACATTGGTATTTGTGCTCACGTTGATGCGGGTAAAACTACAACTACAGAACGAATTCTGTTCTATACTGGTCTTTCACATAAGATGGGTGAAGTTCATGATGGCGCAGCCACTATGGATTGGATGGAACAGGAGCAGGAGCGTGGTATTACCATTACTTCTGCTGCGACAACAACAATGTGGAAAGGTATGGATGCGCAATTTAAGCAGCACCGTATCAACATCATTGATACTCCGGGACACGTTGACTTCACGATTGAAGTAGAACGTTCTTTACGAGTCCTTGATGGCGCAGTTGTCGTGTTTTGTGGTGCATCAGGTGTTGAACCACAATCTGAAACGGTTTGGCGTCAAGCTAATAAATATCAAGTACCACGTATCGTATTCGTTAATAAGATGGATCGTACAGGTGCTGATTTTGAAGCTGTAATTGACCAAATTCGTAATCGTCTGGGCGCGACTTGTGTTCCTATCCAGTTAAACATTGGTGCGGAAGAAGAGTTTGAAGGCGTAATTGATTTAATTAAGATGAAATCAATTAGCTGGAATGAAGCAGATCAAGGTATGTCATTTAGTTATGGCGATATTCCTGCTGGTCTACTTGAGCGTGCAGAAGAATTACATGAAGAATTGGTTGATGCTGCCGCCGAAGCTAACGATGAGCTTATGGATAAATACCTTGAAGAAGGTGAATTATCTGAAGAAGAAATTAAAGCGGGTTTACGTCAACGTACGCTGAACAACGAGATCGTACTTGCGACTTGTGGTTCTGCCTTTAAAAATAAAGGTGTACAAGCGGTACTTGACGCCGTGGTTGAATTTCTTCCTAGCCCAACGGAAGTGAAAGATATCAATGGTATTGATGATAACGAGAACGAAATTACTTGTCCATCAAGTGATGACGCTCCCTTTGCTGCATTAGCCTTTAAGATCGCGACAGACCCATTCGTAGGCACGCTTACGTTCCTGCGAGTGTATTCTGGGGTGGTCAATACGGGCGATGGCGTTTATAATTCTGTTAAGCAGAAGCGTGAACGTTTAGGTCGTATTGTGCAAATGCATGCCAATGATCGTCAAGAATTGAAAGAAATACGTGCCGGCGATATTGCTGCGGCAATTGGTCTTAAGGACGTCACTACTGGTGATACGCTTTGTGATATTAATCATAAAGTAATTCTTGAGCGTATGGATTTTCCGGAACCGGTTATCCAAATTGCTGTAGAGCCTAAAACAGTAGCCGACCAAGATAAGATGGCTATCGCTCTAAGTAAATTAGCGGCGGAAGATCCATCGTTCCGTGTTGAAACTGACGAAGAGTCAGCGCAAATTCTGATATCTGGTATGGGTGAACTTCACCTGGACATTATTGTTGACCGTATGCGTCGTGAGTTTAACGTTGAATGCAACGTTGGTAAGCCTCAGGTTGCATATCGTGAATCAATTCGTGATTCAGTTGAAGCAGAAGGTAAATTCATTCGCGAATTAGGCGGGAAAGGTCAATATGGCCATGTTCTGCTGAAATTAGAACCGCTTGAAGCGGGTGCTGGTTTTGAATTTGTGGATGCAATCGTTGATGGTGAAGTTCCTCGTGAATTCATTCCAGCGGTAGAAAAAGGTTGTAAAGAACAGATGGATCAAGGTGTGTTAGCTGGATATCCTATCATGGATGTTCGTGTTACACTCTACGGTGGTTCATTTCACGATGTTGATTCCAATGAAATGGCATTCAAGGTCGCGGGTTCTTTTGGTTGCAGACAAGGCGCATTGGATGCAAATCCAGCCTTGCTTGAGCCAATGATGAAAGTTGAAATTACCACTCCTGAGGGGTGGATGGGTGATGTTGTTGGTGACGTAAGCCGTCGTCGCGGCATGATCGATGGTATGGATGATGGCCACTCAGGTCTTAAAATTATTCATGCTAAGGTTCCGTTGTCTGAAATGTTCGGTTATGCAACTGCACTACGTTCAGCTACACAGGGCCGCGCTTCGTATTCAATGGAATTCCTTGAATACAATGAAGCACCTAAAAACATCGCTGACAAAATTATTGAAGCGAAATAA